A segment of the Cytophagia bacterium CHB2 genome:
CGATTCTGCACCGCATGCGCGCCGGCAAGAAAGTCATTGTGCACGGCGACGGCGCTTCGCTATGGACGCTGACGCATCACCGTGATTTTGCCAAAGGCTTCGTGGGATTGCTCGGCCTTCCACAAGCAATTGGTGAAACGTTTCACATTACTTCCGATGAAGTACTGACGTGGAATCAAATTTTTGAAATCGTGGCGCATGCGGCCGGAGTGCAACCTCGCATTGTGCACATTCCCTCGGAATTCATCGCAGCATTCGATCCCGACTGGGGCGCGAGTTTGTTGGGTGACAAAACGCACAGCATGATTTTCGACAACACCAAGATCAAGCGTTTCGTGCCGGACTACGTTGCCACGATTCCGTTTGCGCGCGGCGCAGAAGAGGTTGTGAATTGGTTCGACGCGAATCCCGCTAAAAAAGTTGTGAATGAAGAAACCGATCGGCTCATTGATAAGATTATTGCGGCGTATGAGTTGGCGTGGCCGTCGACGCAATAACTCGAAAAACGTGCGACAATCGAATTTTGCGAAAACCAACAAGACAAAACCATTCTTTTAGTCGTTTTGCCAGTAATCGTGTTGCCTTTGTTTTGCTTTAGAAGCAAAGCCTTGATATGATGGATTACGGCGAAAACCGGAGATGAAACGATGCACTTTGCAAAAGCCTTCATTGCGCGATTCGTTTTGCTTGCCGCTTCACTGCCCGCAGCGCTCATTGCACAAGAAGCCATTCGTTTGAATCAACTCGGCTTTTATCCCAAAGGCCCGAAGTTCGCCGTGGCTGTGGGTGCAGCGAGCAATGTTTTCTATCTCACCTCTCCCAATCAAACCGACACGCTGTTTACCGGCACGCTTGGCGCAGCGCAAACGTGGTCGCATTCCGGCGAGAGCGTGAAGCTCGCGGACTTCACCTCGTTTCAGCAAGCGGGACAATACACGCTCGTCATTCCCAATCTCGGCAAATCACATCCGTTTTTCATTAAAGAATATGTGCATCAAAATTTGTCCTCTGCCGCGATAAAAGGATATTACTTTCAACGCGCTTCAGCGGCGCTCGCGGCGCCATATGCCGGAAAGTGGCAGCGGCCTGCGGGCCATCCCGATACGCAAGTTTGGGTGCATGCCTCTGCGGCAACTACGGCGCGGCCGGAGAACACCATCATCTCTTCTCCCAAAGGCTGGTATGATGCGGGCGATTACAACAAGTACATTGTGAACTCCGGCATCAGCACGTACACGCTGCTCGCCGCGTATGAACATTTTCCCGAATACTATCGCGATTTCAATCTCATCATTCCCGAAAGCGGCAACGGCATGCCCGATATTCTCGACGAGGCATTGTGGAATATTCAATGGATGCTGACCATGCAGGATCCCAACGACGGGGGTGTTTATCACAAGCTCACCACCGCGAATTTCAGCGGCGCAGTGATGCCGCACGTGGATACCGCGCGCCGCTACGTCGTGCAAAAGAGCACGCCGGCCACGCTTGACTTCGCCGCAGTGATGGCGCAAGCGAGCCGCATCTTCAAAGAATACTCCACGCAAATGCCGGGCTTCGATCAAACTTGTTTAAATGCCGCGCTTGAAGCCTGGCGCTGGGCGCAAAAAAATCCGAACGTGCGCTATAATCAAGCCGCGCTGAATGCGGCGTACAATCCCGACATTGTCACGGGCGAATACGGCGACAGCAATTTTGGTGATGAGTTTCAATGGGCCGCCGCGGAGTTGTTCATCACCACCAAGGCGGATAGTTTCATCGTTGCGCGCAATCCGCTTGCCGGCTCGTTCGGCGTGCCCTGGTGGGGCGGTGTGAACACGCTCGGACTGTATTCGCTGGCCTTTCATCGCGCCGCATTGGGCAGCGCAATTGACACGACACGTATCGTATCCGCGCTGCTTGGCTTGGCGCGCGGCTTGCGTGATAACGTCACTCGCTCCGCTTATCATCTCGTCATGGGTATTTCCAACGGCGACTTTGTGTGGGGCAGCAATGCGATTGCGGCGAACCAGAGTATGGCGTTGCTGCAAGCGTATTATCTCACGCGCGACGTTTCCTTTTTGCATGCCGCGCAACAGAATCTTGATTATCTACTCGGCCGCAATGCTGTAGGTTTTTGCTTCGTGACCGGATTGGGCAGCAAGCCGACGATGCGTCCGCATCATCGGCCATCGCAAGCCGACGGCATCGCCGATCCCGTTCCCGGTTTGCTCGCCGGCGGTCCGAATCCCGGAAGGCAGGACGGCTGCACGGGTTATATCGGCCCGGAACGTGCGCGTTCGTATCTCGATGATTGGTGCAGCTATGCGTCAAATGAAATCGCCATCAATTGGAATGCGCCGCTAGCGTATGTTGCCGGCGCGATTGAAGCGATTTATTCACCAACGGGAAAACCCAATCCTACCGACGTGAAGGAAGGTCGAAGCGGTGCAGTTCCCGAGGGATTCGGCTTGCTGCAAAACTATCCCAACCCATTCAATCCCGCGACGAACATTCAATTCTCAGTGGGCAGTCATCAATGGGTTGGCTTGAAGGTTTATGATGTGTTGGGAAACGAAGTCGCGACTTTGATTGATGAAAAAAAGCCCGCAGGCAATTATCGTGTAAGCTTCAATGCCGCGCAACTCACGAGCGGGATTTATTTTTATCAATTGCAGGCCGGAGTCTCATCAAACGCGGAGCGCACTTTTGTTGCGACGAAGAAGATGGTCTTCGTGCAATGAAGATTCAATAGCTACTTTCCCCAGCGGATAGAAAAAACGCAACGGATAAAAGCCCTTTTATTCACTGCGTTCGGCGGTAAGATTTTTATTCTCCCTTTGAAGTAAAGATTTTTACGGATGCCGGAATAAGACATGAGCGAAGCGATGCGAAAAATCTCCTGGGGCATTTTGAGCACGGCAAAAATTGGCGTTGAGAAAGTCATTCCCGCGATGCAAATGGGTGAGTTTTCCACCGTCACGGCGATTGCTTCACGTGGATTTGAACGAGCGCAAGAGACGGCGCGCCGGTTGGGCCTTCCCAAGGCTTACGGCTCATATGAAGAATTGCTCGCAGACCGTGAGATCGATGCGATCTACAATCCGCTGCCAAATCATCTTCATGTGGAATGGACTATCAAAGCATTGCACGCGGGCAAGCATGTGTTATGCGAAAAGCCCATTGGCATGAACCTGCAGGAAACCGTGGGGTTGCAGAAGGAGGCAGAAAAGTTTCCACAATTGCAAGTGATGGAAGCGTTCATGTATCGCCATCATCCGCAATGGGCATTGATTAAAGAGTTGCTGCAAAGCGGCGCTATTGGCGACGTGAAAAGCTTGCACGCGGTTTTTACTTATTACAATGTCGATCCCGCGAATATTCGCAATCAAGCTGATATTGGCGGCGGCGGGTTGCTGGATATTGGCTGCTATTGCATCTCGGCGGCGCGATTTTTATTCAACGCCGAGCCGGTGCGCGTATGCGGCACGCTTGAATATGATCCGCAAATGAAGATCGACCGCCTGGCCTCCGGCATTTTGGAATTTCAACAAGGCACGGCGACGTTTACGTGCTCCACGCAGTCAGCGCATCAACAAAGCATTAGCATTTTGGGCGCTTCAGGAAAAATCGAAATTATAAAACCGTTCACGCCCGGCGCGCAAGAAGCCTGCAAGATCATTCTGCAAACCGGCGTGGCGTCAAAAGAATACACCGCACAAATTTGTGATCAATATGCCCGGCAAGGCGATTTGTTTTCGCAAGCCATTTTGAATGCGACGAGCGCCCCCACGCCGCTTGCCGATGCGGTTGCGAATATGCGCGTGATCGACGGGGTTTTGGCGAGCCAGCAACAACGCAGGTGGATCGCAATCTAAGCAGAACCTCATTTTAGAAAATCCGAGAGCCGAAAATGATTTCGTCGCGAAAAAATTTTTCAGCGAATAGAAACAACCGAACCGAAAAAGCCGCTTTTATCCGCTGGGAATTATTTTGTTTTTTGACACTTTCGATGATCTGGGGCTGCGCCGGCCCGAAAGTAATTTCAATCACCACCATCAAGCCCGCAGCACGATCGAATGTTGACGCGCCTGAGGTGATGGCGTGGGGCAATTTGAACGGCATTCGCGTGAGCGGCGAATTGATGGAGTTCAAAACCAGTGTGCGCGTGGTGCATGCGGATTGGACGAAATTCCATGAGACTGCAAAGGAGCGGCAAAGCCAGCGACATCGTTACAATCGTGACGGCAATTTGCAAACGACAACAGGCGTTTTGGATTCTATGTTCTTTACACAACGGTTCGAAGAATCCGGTCCTGGTCTTGCGGCCATTGCGGTGCAATGTTCCTCGCGCGCAGACACGAATTTCATTGGCGCGTTTTTTTGCATCGAACTTCCGGGCGCGGATTATTCCGAGGGCAAAGCCAAGCTCTCCGGCGCGCAACCCATAACAGCAAACGAGATCTCTTTCGCCACAAATTCTCAAAGCGAATTGGCGCGCGCAACGGTGAGTGGCGCGCGTTTCGTTGCTTCGCGGCGGCAGCTTGAGGTGAGGCTCGCCACGCCTGCGGAAATGATCATCCGCAGAGACAGCACTGCTGCGAATAAGAATATTCACGTATATTTTGCATTACTCACGAACAGCGTGAAGCCCGGCCAAACCGCGCAGAATACGTTCACGCTCAAAGCCTCTGGCGAAGTCGATAGAAATCCTGTTGCACTCGCGCTCGATACCTCAAAGCCCGGCCGTGTGTTCGACGGCTTCGGCGGAAATTTCCGTTTGCAAAACCCCCGCACCGATCCTCCTGTGATTCAATACAATCTCGACAACATGCGCGTCGCGTGGGGCCGCGTCGAGATGCCCTGGCAGCATTGGCATGCGGAAGAGAACGTCGATCCGATTGCAGCCGCGCGAGCCGGAAATATTCATCAACGCGTGCATGAGGCGATGGACATGGCGCGACGGCTGGCGCAACGCAACATGCCCGTTATCGTCAGCGCATGGTCTGCGCCGGCGTGGGCCATCATCGGCGATCCGCGCGATGCGTTTCGGCCGCAGCCCGGCGGCTTGCGCGGGTATCCGCTCAATCCCGAGAAGATGCAAAAGATTTATGAATCCATCGGCGCGTATTTGCTCTATCTCAAACAGCAATACGGCGTGGAGACATTCGCGTTTTCATTCAATGAATCCGATCTCGGCATTAACGTGCGGCAAACCGCAGAGGAGCATCGCAATTTCATTAAAGGATTGGGCGCGCATCTTGCATCGCTTGGGTTGGCGACCAAGCTGCTGCTTGGCGATACCTCGGATGCGTGGCCGGTGGATTTCATTAAGCCCGGCTTGCATGATCTCGAAGCGGTGAAATACCTCAATGCGGTTTCGTTTCATTCCTGGCGCGGCTGCACCGACGAGATTCTCGCGCAGTGGAGCGCGGCAGCGCAAACGCTGAATGTTCCGTTGCTGGTCGGTGAAGGCAGTACCGACGCCGCGGCGTGGACTTATCCGCAAATCTTCGATGAACCGTCGTTCGCGCTGCATGAAATTAATCTCTACACGCGCATTTGCGCTCTGAGCCAGCCGAAATCGATTCTGCAATGGCAATTGACGGCGGATTATTCTCTGCTCGCGGGCGGCGGCGTGTTTGGCAACAATAACGAACCGCTGCGTCCTACTCAGCGTTTTTGGAATCTCAAACAACTCGCTGCGACCCCTGCTGGCGCGTTCGCTTTGCCGATCACGTGCAATGCGCCGAACCTCGCGAGCGCGGCATTCGGCAATCTCGCGAAAGGTGAATATGCGGTACACATCGTTAACAGCGGAGCGGCACGATCTGCCACGCTCACCGGATTGCCGGCCGATTTGACGGAACTTCGCATCTATGTCACCGATAGCGGCCGGGGGATGGAGGAAGGCAAGCGTATTCCAGTGGTGAATGGCCGGGCACAATTCACGCTGGAAGCGGTGAGCTTTACCTCGTTGATGAATGCAAAATAAAGCTGCGATGCCAGCATTCAAATCGAGAAAACTAAAATTCAATTGAACAGATTGAAACAACGCAACGGATAACGGACATGAAAGCCCTAGCTCTATTGCAAGCTGCATCATTCCTGCCGATTATCGCCATGTTTATGTTCGCCACAAGCCATGCGCAGAACGAAACGCCGGCGTTGAAAGAGGTTTTCAAAAAGGCATTTCACGTCGGCGCGGCGCTGAATCGTGAGCAGATTTCTCGAACGGAAGCGAACACGATCAAGCTGGTGGAGAAACAGTTTAATAGCATTACGGCTGAGAATATCATGAAATGGGAGCGGATTCACCCCGAGCCGGAGCGATACGATTTCGTGCCGGTGGATTCGTTCGTGGCGTTCGGCGAAAAAAACAAAATGTTCATCGTGGGCCACACGTTGATCTGGCACAATCAAACGCCGCGCTGGGTTTTCGAAGACGGCGCAGGCAAGCCTGCCGATCGCGAAACGCTGCTGCAACGCATGAAAGATCACATCTTCACCGTGATGGGCAGATACAAAGGCCGCATTCATGGTTGGGATGTCATTAACGAAGCGGTGGAGGACGACGACAGCCTGCGGCAAAGCAAGTATCTGCAAATCGCCGGCGAAGATTATTTGCAGAAGACTTTCGAATGGGCGCGCGCCGCTGATCCGCAAGCGGAATTGTACTACAACGATTATAACATGTGGCATAAAGGCAAGCGCGAAACCGTAATTCGTCTCGTGCGCGAGCTGCACGCAAAAGGCGTGCGTGTGGACGGCATCGGCATGCAAGGGCATTGGGGTTTGGATTATCCGCCGCTCGACGAATTGGAAGAGAGTATTCTCGCCTATGCGGAGTTGGGCGTGAAAGTGATGATCACCGAGATGGACGTCAACGTGCTGCCGGATCCCGGCGGACACACCGGCGCAGAAATTACGCGCAATTATGCGCTGCGCAAGGAACTCGATCCTTATACGGAAGGAGTGCCAAAAGCCGTGCAAGCCAAGCAGGCAAAACAATACGGCGATTTCTTTCGCGTGCTCTACAATCATCGCGACAAAATTGCGCGCGTGACGTTTTGGGGCGTGCATGACGGCGTTTCGTGGCACAACAATTGGCCGGTGCCGGGTAGAACCGCGCATTCGCTGTTGTTCGATCGCAACCTGCAACCCAAACCCGCTTTTGATGCGGTGATTCAAACGGTGCGGGGAGATTAGGTTTCATTATTGTAGAAGAGGCGGCGATTGACGAAAGTCGTTTTGATTGATTCTGCTGAAAAGGCTTTATGTCTCCCATGAACAGATCAAGAGCTATGAGTATCCGGGAAGCCACGAGAGAGGATTTCGACCAAATCTGGCCAATCTTCCATGAAATCGCCGCGGCCGGCGAAACCTATGCGTACCCGCGCGACATCAGTAAGGAGCAGGCGCTAAAGCTTTGGATGGATACTCCGAGAAAGACTTACGTCTTAGAAGAAGACGGGCAGATCCTGGGCACGTACTTCATCAAGACCAACCAAGCGGGCCCGGGCGACCATGTCTGCAATTGCGGCTACATGGTTTCATCAGCCGCCCGAGGACGCGGCTTGGCCACGGCGATGTGCGAGCATTCGCAAGAAATCGCAAGAAGCCTCGGATACAAGGCCATGCAATTCAATTTCGTTGCATCCAGCAATGAAGGCGCGGTACGGCTCTGGAACAAACTTGGCTTTGCCACTGTCGGTCGCTTACCCAGAGCATTTCATCATCCCTCCAAGGGTTACGTTGATGCATTCGTTATGTACAAATGGTTGGAAACATAGCACGGCTTCCAGCCGGCACGGCTGATGC
Coding sequences within it:
- a CDS encoding NAD-dependent dehydratase, with product ILHRMRAGKKVIVHGDGASLWTLTHHRDFAKGFVGLLGLPQAIGETFHITSDEVLTWNQIFEIVAHAAGVQPRIVHIPSEFIAAFDPDWGASLLGDKTHSMIFDNTKIKRFVPDYVATIPFARGAEEVVNWFDANPAKKVVNEETDRLIDKIIAAYELAWPSTQ
- a CDS encoding endo-1,4-beta-xylanase, with the protein product MKALALLQAASFLPIIAMFMFATSHAQNETPALKEVFKKAFHVGAALNREQISRTEANTIKLVEKQFNSITAENIMKWERIHPEPERYDFVPVDSFVAFGEKNKMFIVGHTLIWHNQTPRWVFEDGAGKPADRETLLQRMKDHIFTVMGRYKGRIHGWDVINEAVEDDDSLRQSKYLQIAGEDYLQKTFEWARAADPQAELYYNDYNMWHKGKRETVIRLVRELHAKGVRVDGIGMQGHWGLDYPPLDELEESILAYAELGVKVMITEMDVNVLPDPGGHTGAEITRNYALRKELDPYTEGVPKAVQAKQAKQYGDFFRVLYNHRDKIARVTFWGVHDGVSWHNNWPVPGRTAHSLLFDRNLQPKPAFDAVIQTVRGD
- a CDS encoding T9SS type A sorting domain-containing protein, whose protein sequence is MHFAKAFIARFVLLAASLPAALIAQEAIRLNQLGFYPKGPKFAVAVGAASNVFYLTSPNQTDTLFTGTLGAAQTWSHSGESVKLADFTSFQQAGQYTLVIPNLGKSHPFFIKEYVHQNLSSAAIKGYYFQRASAALAAPYAGKWQRPAGHPDTQVWVHASAATTARPENTIISSPKGWYDAGDYNKYIVNSGISTYTLLAAYEHFPEYYRDFNLIIPESGNGMPDILDEALWNIQWMLTMQDPNDGGVYHKLTTANFSGAVMPHVDTARRYVVQKSTPATLDFAAVMAQASRIFKEYSTQMPGFDQTCLNAALEAWRWAQKNPNVRYNQAALNAAYNPDIVTGEYGDSNFGDEFQWAAAELFITTKADSFIVARNPLAGSFGVPWWGGVNTLGLYSLAFHRAALGSAIDTTRIVSALLGLARGLRDNVTRSAYHLVMGISNGDFVWGSNAIAANQSMALLQAYYLTRDVSFLHAAQQNLDYLLGRNAVGFCFVTGLGSKPTMRPHHRPSQADGIADPVPGLLAGGPNPGRQDGCTGYIGPERARSYLDDWCSYASNEIAINWNAPLAYVAGAIEAIYSPTGKPNPTDVKEGRSGAVPEGFGLLQNYPNPFNPATNIQFSVGSHQWVGLKVYDVLGNEVATLIDEKKPAGNYRVSFNAAQLTSGIYFYQLQAGVSSNAERTFVATKKMVFVQ
- a CDS encoding GNAT family N-acetyltransferase — its product is MSIREATREDFDQIWPIFHEIAAAGETYAYPRDISKEQALKLWMDTPRKTYVLEEDGQILGTYFIKTNQAGPGDHVCNCGYMVSSAARGRGLATAMCEHSQEIARSLGYKAMQFNFVASSNEGAVRLWNKLGFATVGRLPRAFHHPSKGYVDAFVMYKWLET
- a CDS encoding Gfo/Idh/MocA family oxidoreductase, with product MRKISWGILSTAKIGVEKVIPAMQMGEFSTVTAIASRGFERAQETARRLGLPKAYGSYEELLADREIDAIYNPLPNHLHVEWTIKALHAGKHVLCEKPIGMNLQETVGLQKEAEKFPQLQVMEAFMYRHHPQWALIKELLQSGAIGDVKSLHAVFTYYNVDPANIRNQADIGGGGLLDIGCYCISAARFLFNAEPVRVCGTLEYDPQMKIDRLASGILEFQQGTATFTCSTQSAHQQSISILGASGKIEIIKPFTPGAQEACKIILQTGVASKEYTAQICDQYARQGDLFSQAILNATSAPTPLADAVANMRVIDGVLASQQQRRWIAI